A stretch of the Arthrobacter sp. PAMC 25486 genome encodes the following:
- a CDS encoding SRPBCC domain-containing protein: MTIERRLARAGFTLTRDYPAPIERVWNAFAEEDKKLSWWGAGDAIEPGEWVFDFRVGGHDFDAGTFHNGPISRYEATYTDIVEHVRIVTTYDMWLDGVHLSTSVASLEFEPIDEGTRFTHVEHGVFFDQFWTDGPGREKGTRGLLEALGNYLA; this comes from the coding sequence ATGACAATCGAACGCCGACTTGCCCGGGCCGGTTTTACCCTGACCCGCGACTACCCCGCTCCTATCGAGCGCGTCTGGAACGCATTCGCCGAAGAGGACAAGAAGCTGAGCTGGTGGGGCGCCGGTGACGCCATTGAACCCGGTGAGTGGGTATTCGACTTCCGCGTCGGCGGCCACGACTTCGATGCGGGGACGTTTCACAACGGTCCGATCTCGCGGTACGAAGCCACGTACACCGACATCGTCGAGCACGTCCGCATCGTCACGACGTACGACATGTGGCTCGACGGGGTCCACTTGTCGACGTCGGTGGCGTCGTTAGAGTTCGAGCCCATAGACGAGGGCACCCGGTTCACGCACGTCGAGCACGGCGTCTTCTTCGACCAGTTCTGGACCGATGGGCCGGGCCGCGAGAAAGGCACGCGGGGCCTGCTCGAGGCTCTGGGCAACTACCTCGCGTGA
- a CDS encoding dihydrofolate reductase family protein, giving the protein MTRIRMDLFVSLDGYTSTTGRSPENPMGEDWGRLTAAYAATRTFQEQVFGDTTGTGTAGIDDAYAAAFFEGVGAEVMGAAMFGLHSFPDDPDWKGWWGDQPPFGTPVYVLTHTAPRPSIPMEGGTTFHFRSRPIEEVLAEAREAAGGLDVRVGGGIGIARDFLRAGLVDDLHLMVAPILLGRGTRLWDDLPGLDLTHRVTTEVAESGAIHVTFTR; this is encoded by the coding sequence ATGACCCGCATTCGCATGGACCTGTTCGTCTCGCTGGATGGCTACACCTCTACAACCGGCCGATCACCCGAAAATCCGATGGGCGAGGACTGGGGTCGCCTCACGGCGGCCTACGCAGCGACCCGCACGTTCCAGGAGCAAGTCTTTGGAGATACCACCGGTACCGGCACGGCCGGCATCGATGACGCCTACGCTGCCGCGTTCTTCGAGGGCGTTGGCGCCGAGGTCATGGGCGCGGCAATGTTCGGCCTGCACTCGTTCCCCGACGATCCGGACTGGAAGGGCTGGTGGGGTGACCAGCCGCCGTTCGGCACCCCGGTCTATGTCCTCACCCACACCGCACCGCGTCCGTCGATCCCGATGGAGGGCGGAACAACGTTCCACTTCCGCAGCCGCCCCATCGAGGAGGTGCTCGCCGAAGCGAGAGAAGCAGCCGGCGGCCTGGACGTGCGCGTCGGCGGAGGGATTGGCATCGCGCGCGATTTCCTGCGTGCCGGCCTGGTTGATGACCTGCATCTCATGGTCGCCCCCATCCTCCTTGGCCGCGGAACCCGGTTGTGGGACGATCTGCCTGGCCTCGATCTCACCCACAGGGTGACGACAGAAGTCGCCGAGAGCGGCGCCATCCACGTCACTTTCACTCGATAG
- a CDS encoding helix-turn-helix transcriptional regulator — protein sequence MSKYYDELDAVLVSLADPTRRAVVERLAKAPAVVSELAALFSMSLPSLMPHLSVLENAGVVTSEKHGRVSTVSLRPGALDVLHLWLGEQRTPAEYQADRLGIHLIRTTSEGDLI from the coding sequence ATGTCTAAGTATTATGACGAGCTCGACGCCGTGCTCGTCTCTCTCGCGGATCCGACACGCCGTGCCGTCGTGGAACGGTTGGCGAAGGCCCCAGCGGTCGTGTCCGAACTCGCTGCACTGTTCTCGATGTCGTTGCCGTCACTCATGCCGCATCTGAGCGTCCTCGAGAACGCGGGAGTGGTCACGTCGGAGAAGCACGGGCGTGTCAGCACCGTGAGCCTGCGACCGGGCGCCCTCGATGTCCTACACCTGTGGCTCGGCGAGCAGCGAACACCCGCGGAATACCAAGCCGACAGGCTGGGTATCCACCTGATCCGCACCACCTCTGAAGGAGACCTGATATGA
- a CDS encoding MFS transporter, with translation MTNSTSVPESRQLSSPHTPSSPTSEPLVENRWGAILLVALATFIVVAAEMMPVGLLTPIGAALARSEGTIGLSLTITGLVAAATAPFVPVLNSRIDRRTTLIVLMLLVAVANSMTAVSPNFAVMAAARILLGVSMGGVWALAASVAPKLMKPRSVGMGTTIIFSGIAVASVLGVPAGAYIGAAVGWNAAFWVLAAAATMISLAMIVVLPKMPAGAGVPLSSLAAAFRNPGVRVGLAITAFIVTAHFAAYTYVRPALESFAGLNASLIGTMLLIYGILGIIGNFMAGPTAAKTPKTVVTTLSLGIAATLALFPYLATTTIAAALLMALWGLFYGGISVSTQAWIAQAAPSHREAVAALWVSVFNASIALGSFTGGQIYDGAGPNFVFWFTAGTATLAILLAISPTAGSRQVTPGTPQH, from the coding sequence ATGACTAATTCAACGTCCGTGCCAGAATCACGACAGCTCAGCTCACCTCACACCCCATCGTCGCCGACCTCCGAGCCCCTCGTCGAAAACCGGTGGGGCGCAATTCTCCTCGTGGCGCTGGCAACGTTTATCGTCGTGGCGGCCGAGATGATGCCCGTGGGTCTCCTGACCCCTATCGGAGCCGCACTGGCACGGAGCGAAGGAACAATCGGTCTTTCGCTGACGATCACCGGCTTAGTAGCTGCTGCCACCGCCCCCTTTGTTCCCGTCCTCAACAGCCGGATTGACAGACGAACGACACTCATTGTCCTGATGCTCCTCGTTGCCGTGGCGAATTCCATGACAGCAGTTTCACCAAATTTCGCCGTCATGGCCGCCGCTCGCATTCTCCTCGGAGTGAGCATGGGCGGGGTCTGGGCTCTCGCCGCGAGCGTGGCCCCCAAGCTGATGAAGCCTCGATCCGTCGGGATGGGGACAACTATCATCTTTAGCGGAATCGCCGTAGCCTCAGTTCTCGGCGTTCCTGCCGGCGCCTACATCGGTGCTGCTGTCGGATGGAACGCCGCCTTCTGGGTCCTCGCCGCAGCCGCGACCATGATCTCCCTGGCGATGATCGTCGTCTTACCGAAGATGCCCGCTGGTGCCGGCGTTCCACTGAGCAGTCTCGCGGCAGCTTTCCGGAATCCAGGAGTCCGTGTCGGTCTCGCGATCACCGCGTTCATCGTCACGGCTCACTTTGCCGCCTACACCTATGTTCGTCCAGCGTTGGAATCCTTCGCCGGACTGAACGCATCCCTCATTGGCACGATGCTCTTGATTTATGGCATTCTCGGCATCATCGGAAATTTCATGGCCGGCCCGACAGCAGCCAAGACCCCAAAGACCGTGGTCACCACCCTGAGCCTGGGAATCGCTGCTACGCTCGCACTTTTCCCTTACCTGGCAACCACCACCATCGCAGCCGCCTTACTCATGGCCCTCTGGGGCTTATTCTACGGAGGCATCTCGGTAAGCACTCAAGCATGGATTGCCCAAGCAGCACCCTCACACCGGGAAGCCGTCGCGGCCCTCTGGGTCAGCGTCTTCAACGCCAGCATCGCCCTCGGCTCATTCACCGGCGGACAAATCTACGACGGCGCCGGCCCCAACTTCGTCTTCTGGTTCACCGCAGGAACCGCCACACTAGCGATTCTCCTTGCGATCAGTCCGACGGCAGGCTCCCGGCAAGTAACGCCAGGAACTCCACAACACTGA
- a CDS encoding LysR family transcriptional regulator: MSELPLREIECFIVLAEELHFGRTAERMFISQSRVSQLISALERRIGAPLVARTSRRVHLTEFGAEFLASLVPTYRALAGVVEQARMRARNLPTPIRVGFQGAIYDSIAKAISQFESQHPRAMVHIKELPLGDPFSDVLAGRVDVAVVLLPVEEPELVTGLVFSQQTQTLAVSVDHPFGTLEEVTAENLAQVSLVPITGPAPEYWRKVHSPTMTPEGIRIPTRGGATTVQEGLSQVASSRSGLILCAATAAYNQRSDVRFVPVKGLPSSALGLVWRADHESPRIRHFADAVQQALNGTAASRPR; this comes from the coding sequence GTGTCGGAGCTTCCCCTGCGTGAGATCGAATGCTTTATTGTTCTCGCTGAGGAGCTGCATTTTGGCCGTACTGCGGAGAGGATGTTCATTTCGCAGAGCCGGGTTAGCCAGCTGATCAGCGCGTTGGAGCGTCGCATCGGCGCACCTCTGGTGGCGCGTACCAGTCGTCGGGTGCATCTCACTGAGTTCGGGGCTGAGTTTCTGGCCTCCTTAGTTCCTACCTATCGTGCCTTGGCCGGAGTGGTTGAGCAGGCACGAATGCGCGCACGGAATCTACCGACCCCGATCCGGGTGGGGTTTCAAGGTGCAATTTACGATTCGATTGCGAAGGCGATCTCCCAGTTCGAGTCGCAACATCCGCGGGCCATGGTTCATATCAAGGAGTTGCCGTTGGGTGATCCGTTCAGTGATGTGCTGGCTGGTCGTGTCGATGTGGCGGTGGTACTGCTCCCCGTTGAAGAACCCGAATTGGTGACCGGGCTCGTTTTCTCTCAACAGACCCAGACATTGGCTGTTTCTGTTGACCACCCCTTTGGGACGTTGGAAGAAGTCACTGCTGAAAATTTGGCACAGGTCAGCCTCGTGCCCATCACCGGTCCAGCTCCTGAGTACTGGCGAAAAGTGCATTCGCCAACAATGACCCCAGAAGGAATCAGGATTCCAACGCGAGGCGGGGCAACCACCGTTCAGGAAGGTCTATCGCAGGTCGCATCCAGCAGAAGCGGCCTCATCTTGTGTGCCGCGACAGCAGCATACAATCAACGCTCTGATGTACGGTTCGTGCCAGTGAAGGGCTTGCCCAGTTCTGCGTTGGGGCTCGTGTGGCGGGCCGATCACGAAAGCCCCCGCATTCGACACTTCGCTGATGCCGTCCAACAAGCGCTCAACGGCACCGCCGCGTCACGGCCCCGGTGA
- a CDS encoding Abi family protein → MAQREKMVSASLGAPRLAPYLSACQNDLGRAIELYEWNLHLGAAFQEITMILEVAVRNAIDEQLKPWNKDQSRNTHNPGSDFTDEWIAHPAIPLHGLMSAHSKNAQSYAQTGRGKRPPHHPRKHAPISHDDLLAQLSFGTWPSILPNPNRPRVSTPKIRIWEEAIVYAFPKIDPGDAGIRQVCEPLKRLHNLRNRVAHGEQLLEVNVQARFSDVLRVLAFIDQDLADWCVDVSRVRAVQKQRPRTP, encoded by the coding sequence ATGGCCCAACGCGAAAAGATGGTTTCCGCCTCCCTCGGTGCCCCCAGGCTGGCCCCCTATTTGTCAGCATGCCAGAACGACTTAGGTCGGGCCATTGAGCTCTACGAGTGGAACCTCCACTTGGGTGCGGCTTTCCAGGAGATCACGATGATCCTTGAGGTGGCTGTGCGCAATGCCATCGACGAGCAGCTGAAACCCTGGAACAAGGACCAGAGCAGGAACACCCACAATCCTGGTTCCGACTTCACCGATGAGTGGATAGCCCATCCTGCCATTCCTTTGCATGGTCTGATGTCCGCTCACTCCAAGAACGCCCAGAGCTACGCACAGACGGGCAGGGGCAAACGCCCTCCGCACCATCCGCGGAAACACGCACCCATCTCACATGACGACCTGCTGGCACAGTTGAGCTTTGGCACGTGGCCAAGCATCCTTCCCAATCCGAACCGGCCGCGGGTCAGCACCCCCAAGATCCGCATCTGGGAAGAAGCAATCGTCTATGCCTTCCCTAAAATCGATCCCGGGGACGCCGGCATACGACAGGTCTGTGAACCCCTGAAACGACTTCACAACCTCCGAAACCGGGTGGCCCACGGTGAGCAGCTACTGGAGGTCAACGTACAGGCGCGGTTCAGTGACGTACTGCGCGTGCTTGCCTTCATTGACCAAGACTTGGCCGACTGGTGCGTCGACGTTAGTCGGGTACGAGCGGTCCAGAAGCAGCGTCCTAGAACGCCCTAA
- a CDS encoding nucleotidyltransferase domain-containing protein: MDPVTIARSYVEEMHAGAEASILGGSAALGRSTPTSDLDIAILYRAGGSNYAETVRYRGWIVEAFIHTPESLAFWYEKERTLRCAVIGDICARGLLLTDHGPGKQWQDEARRYMRQGPMPLTDAERDLRRYDLSCSMDDLLGSSSPAETFAIASDVFRQTAELLLLRHQKWLGNGKWAVRRLEQLTNDESALGLLAWAASIDHDSQKLAVIARDVLDQNGGYAMEGFLRGTR, encoded by the coding sequence ATGGATCCAGTCACGATTGCACGCTCTTATGTCGAGGAAATGCATGCCGGAGCGGAAGCATCAATCCTGGGTGGCAGCGCTGCCCTGGGCAGATCGACTCCGACATCGGATCTTGATATAGCCATCCTCTATCGAGCTGGCGGTTCGAACTACGCGGAAACCGTCCGGTATCGCGGATGGATCGTCGAAGCTTTCATTCACACCCCCGAGAGTCTGGCCTTCTGGTATGAGAAGGAAAGGACACTGCGCTGCGCCGTAATCGGAGATATCTGTGCAAGGGGACTCCTGCTCACCGACCACGGGCCCGGCAAGCAATGGCAGGATGAGGCGCGCCGTTACATGCGGCAGGGGCCCATGCCGTTGACCGACGCCGAACGCGACCTCCGCAGGTACGACCTCAGCTGTTCAATGGATGACCTTTTGGGCTCCAGTTCTCCAGCCGAAACGTTTGCCATTGCCTCGGACGTGTTCCGCCAAACCGCCGAACTGCTGCTGCTCCGACACCAAAAATGGTTGGGCAACGGCAAATGGGCGGTGCGGCGCCTGGAACAGTTGACCAACGATGAGTCCGCGTTGGGGCTCTTGGCCTGGGCGGCCTCAATAGACCATGACTCCCAGAAGCTGGCCGTGATTGCTCGAGATGTATTGGACCAAAATGGCGGATACGCGATGGAGGGCTTCTTGCGGGGCACCCGCTAG
- a CDS encoding DM13 domain-containing protein produces MKFVRLLAVGIIFTSSISGCTTATAPIKTVQSPTLESGSSSPIATAPLSKTLSGTFVSQAVPTSGKAIITQTPDSLTLELEDFSTSAGDELHVTVSTGALTKNTAGDNVVNEPPMYMLGKLKSISGNQSYDLTYTMQSFPEAQSISIYNNNTREAFGSANLLEK; encoded by the coding sequence ATGAAATTTGTTCGATTACTCGCGGTTGGGATCATTTTCACCTCGTCTATCTCGGGCTGTACGACGGCGACAGCACCTATCAAGACAGTCCAGAGCCCCACGCTGGAGTCAGGAAGCTCTAGCCCAATTGCTACCGCACCACTTTCTAAGACCCTGTCCGGAACATTTGTTTCCCAGGCTGTTCCAACAAGCGGCAAGGCCATCATTACCCAGACTCCCGATAGCCTGACTCTGGAATTAGAAGACTTTTCCACGAGCGCCGGGGACGAACTGCATGTGACCGTTAGCACGGGGGCTTTGACCAAAAATACAGCTGGAGACAACGTCGTCAATGAACCCCCCATGTACATGCTGGGGAAACTCAAATCCATCTCTGGAAACCAGAGTTATGACCTGACATACACGATGCAGTCATTTCCGGAAGCTCAAAGCATCTCTATCTACAACAACAACACCCGAGAAGCGTTCGGGTCAGCAAATCTGCTAGAAAAATAG
- a CDS encoding class I SAM-dependent methyltransferase — MTIERNLSDFVRAGNQGENPELYEIENGALDRENIVWDALKQKASWDGKQIVDLGCGSGYWLPRYAETAEPVIGVEPEAELMPAARARTQSAHVLAGSAEHIPLADSSVDVVHARFAYFFPTPKNDCSAGLAEVLRVLRPGGSLVVVDNDHLHGEFARLLAQNPWAAATQGEAEYIQRWWSERGASRHEVMSSWTFDTPNDLTAVIRMEFPPEVSEPWLGLNPERTKLTYGYVLHHLRRPG, encoded by the coding sequence ATGACAATTGAGCGCAACCTGTCCGACTTTGTTAGGGCCGGAAACCAAGGCGAGAATCCGGAACTCTATGAGATCGAAAATGGTGCCCTCGATAGGGAGAACATTGTCTGGGATGCGTTGAAGCAAAAAGCATCCTGGGACGGCAAACAAATCGTTGACCTCGGGTGCGGCTCCGGGTATTGGTTACCACGCTACGCCGAGACAGCCGAACCCGTCATTGGCGTCGAACCAGAAGCCGAGCTCATGCCAGCTGCACGTGCCAGAACTCAAAGTGCACACGTTCTGGCTGGTTCAGCCGAGCATATTCCGCTCGCGGATTCCAGCGTGGATGTTGTCCACGCTCGATTCGCATACTTCTTTCCGACTCCGAAGAATGACTGCTCGGCTGGTCTCGCCGAGGTGCTGCGGGTACTTCGGCCAGGCGGCTCCTTGGTCGTCGTTGACAACGATCACCTTCACGGTGAGTTTGCGCGACTTCTTGCCCAAAACCCATGGGCGGCAGCAACTCAGGGAGAAGCCGAATACATTCAACGGTGGTGGTCCGAAAGAGGAGCCAGTCGCCATGAAGTGATGAGCAGTTGGACCTTCGATACTCCCAATGATTTGACAGCAGTAATCAGGATGGAATTTCCCCCTGAGGTATCGGAACCGTGGCTGGGTCTGAACCCCGAACGCACAAAACTAACGTACGGATACGTCTTGCATCATTTGCGACGGCCTGGATAA
- a CDS encoding sensor histidine kinase has product MAGTGLRCSPFAAAALPFITHLLATADAATTRALLTNETAALRARSEELAASRAQVVSEEASTLRKIERDLHDGPQQRLIRLQMDVAAAQRQMDSNPEAARELMDGALEQSREALTELRQLSRGIAPPLLTDRGLRAAVESLAGKSAVPATVAGNLQHGARLAESAENAAYFVVSEALANVSKHSGANQAAINVAAHPTELLIEVMDDGGGGAHVGKGHGLAGLVDRLAGVDGSLEIISPDGGPTTVRALIPLHP; this is encoded by the coding sequence ATGGCTGGGACTGGTCTACGGTGCAGTCCTTTTGCTGCTGCTGCCCTCCCGTTCATCACCCATCTCCTCGCCACCGCCGACGCCGCCACCACCCGAGCCCTCCTCACCAACGAAACCGCCGCCCTGCGTGCCCGCAGCGAGGAGTTGGCTGCGAGCCGTGCCCAGGTGGTTTCGGAGGAAGCCAGCACGCTGCGTAAGATCGAGCGCGATCTGCACGACGGCCCGCAGCAGCGCCTCATCCGGCTGCAGATGGACGTCGCCGCGGCTCAGCGGCAAATGGACAGTAACCCGGAAGCCGCCCGCGAGCTCATGGACGGCGCGCTGGAGCAAAGTCGCGAGGCCCTAACCGAGCTGCGCCAGCTGTCCCGCGGCATCGCCCCGCCGCTGCTCACCGACAGGGGGCTGCGGGCGGCCGTAGAGTCGCTGGCCGGGAAGTCGGCAGTCCCCGCAACTGTCGCCGGCAACCTCCAACACGGAGCCCGGCTTGCCGAGAGTGCCGAGAATGCCGCCTACTTTGTTGTCTCAGAAGCCCTGGCCAACGTCTCGAAGCATTCGGGAGCCAACCAGGCCGCCATCAATGTGGCTGCGCATCCCACCGAGCTGCTCATCGAGGTGATGGACGACGGCGGTGGCGGCGCCCATGTGGGCAAGGGCCACGGTCTTGCCGGCCTCGTCGACAGGCTCGCCGGCGTGGACGGCTCGCTGGAAATCATCAGCCCCGACGGCGGACCCACCACCGTGCGCGCCCTCATCCCCTTGCATCCATGA
- a CDS encoding response regulator → MRVVLAEDSVLLREGLVRLLEEIGAEVCAAVGDGVELLKAVDEHVPDLLITDVRMPPSHRDEGLRAALDVRRKHPSVAIMVLSQYVELSYASELLAGAATGAGLGYLLKDRVARFEDFADAVRRVTTGNTVIDPEVVSALLGNRSAADPLNALSPRESEVLELMAQGLTNAGIARALVVSGGAVEKHISSIFSKLSLQQTPTDHRRVLAVLQFLQNRRQPGRA, encoded by the coding sequence ATGCGTGTTGTTTTAGCTGAAGATTCCGTGCTGCTCCGTGAGGGTCTTGTCCGCCTGCTCGAGGAGATCGGTGCCGAGGTGTGCGCGGCGGTGGGTGACGGCGTCGAACTTCTCAAAGCGGTGGATGAGCATGTCCCGGACCTGCTCATCACGGATGTGCGGATGCCGCCCTCTCACCGAGACGAAGGCCTGAGGGCTGCCCTCGACGTCCGAAGGAAGCATCCGTCGGTGGCCATCATGGTGCTCTCGCAATATGTGGAGTTGAGCTATGCGAGCGAACTGCTGGCGGGTGCAGCAACAGGCGCTGGGCTGGGGTACCTACTCAAGGACCGGGTTGCCCGCTTTGAGGATTTCGCCGACGCCGTCCGCCGCGTCACCACGGGAAACACCGTGATTGATCCGGAGGTCGTCAGCGCTTTGCTCGGCAACCGGAGCGCCGCCGATCCCTTGAACGCACTCAGCCCACGGGAGTCGGAGGTCCTTGAACTGATGGCCCAGGGGCTCACGAATGCGGGCATTGCCAGGGCGCTCGTGGTCAGCGGCGGCGCCGTGGAAAAACACATCAGCTCCATCTTTTCCAAATTGAGCCTGCAACAAACACCCACCGACCACCGACGCGTCTTGGCCGTGCTGCAATTCCTGCAGAACCGCCGCCAGCCGGGCCGGGCCTAA
- the bla gene encoding class A beta-lactamase: MLSSSAGRLPRRALLVSMALIPLAGCVVANESGQVPQPASGTSDRDTEFVALEKKYDARLGVFAVDSRTNAAVSYRADERYAFCSTYKALAAAAVLNQRTVHELDEVIHYAREDLVAYSPVTEKHLEQGMTVRALCEAAVRHSDNTAGNLLFQELGGPQGLNGKLRELGDDVTQMDRVEGALNSAVPGELLDTSTPRALANDLRHYALGSGLSAEKSAIFNDWLEGNATGANLVRAGVPQEWKIGDKSGAGAYGTRNDIGIIHPPAGNPICIAVLSTRTTPDATYDDKLIADATRIAVQHLI, from the coding sequence ATGTTGTCTTCGTCTGCTGGCCGGTTGCCCCGGCGCGCGTTATTGGTATCCATGGCCCTGATTCCCTTGGCGGGGTGCGTTGTTGCGAACGAATCGGGGCAAGTGCCACAGCCAGCATCCGGTACCTCGGACCGTGATACTGAATTCGTTGCGTTGGAGAAGAAATACGACGCCCGCTTGGGGGTCTTCGCGGTGGATTCACGAACGAATGCGGCGGTCTCGTATAGGGCTGACGAGCGGTATGCATTTTGTTCAACTTATAAGGCGCTGGCCGCTGCGGCTGTGCTCAACCAACGTACTGTCCACGAGCTTGATGAGGTAATTCACTACGCCCGCGAGGACCTTGTGGCCTACTCACCCGTCACCGAGAAGCATCTCGAACAGGGGATGACGGTTCGAGCATTGTGCGAGGCGGCCGTCCGGCACTCTGATAACACCGCCGGTAACTTACTCTTCCAGGAACTGGGAGGCCCACAGGGCCTGAATGGGAAACTGCGGGAACTTGGCGATGATGTCACGCAAATGGATCGAGTTGAGGGCGCCCTCAACAGTGCAGTCCCTGGAGAGCTGCTTGACACCAGCACGCCACGTGCCTTGGCAAATGACCTGCGACATTACGCACTCGGGTCAGGTCTCAGCGCAGAGAAGAGCGCAATCTTTAACGACTGGCTGGAAGGGAATGCCACTGGAGCCAATCTGGTCCGCGCCGGTGTTCCCCAGGAATGGAAAATCGGGGACAAGAGCGGCGCAGGTGCATACGGCACCCGCAACGATATCGGGATCATCCACCCACCTGCAGGAAATCCGATCTGTATCGCAGTTTTGTCCACACGAACAACACCTGACGCCACCTACGATGACAAGCTGATCGCCGACGCAACTCGAATCGCCGTCCAACACCTCATCTAA
- a CDS encoding GrpB family protein, which translates to MPNANDIVTFHEPSVPEGQAPYVPGAGPSLNFDIVDWSDAWPGQFQLLAKEIEGALGWRALVIEHVGSTSVPGLPAKPIIDIDLIVADPNDEASYIPALERAGFELRVREPWRFGHRVLRHLEPACHLHVFAYDSPEVIKHRIFHDWLRANTDDRVHYADTKRKAAALSRAAGEHSMQYNARKELVIKEIYRKAFIATGLLKAWELPEGAHRPAYRSPYGRSNSAQRTSDTQCSRLRKTAAGLRDLLESSL; encoded by the coding sequence ATGCCAAATGCCAACGACATCGTGACGTTTCACGAACCATCTGTTCCCGAAGGGCAAGCCCCCTACGTTCCTGGCGCAGGACCATCACTGAATTTCGACATAGTCGATTGGAGTGATGCATGGCCAGGGCAATTCCAATTGCTCGCCAAGGAGATCGAGGGCGCTCTGGGCTGGCGCGCGCTGGTCATCGAACATGTTGGCTCGACTTCAGTTCCGGGCCTCCCCGCCAAACCGATTATCGACATTGACCTGATCGTCGCCGACCCCAACGACGAGGCATCATACATTCCAGCACTTGAACGCGCCGGTTTCGAACTACGGGTTCGGGAACCTTGGAGGTTTGGACATCGAGTCCTGCGCCACTTAGAGCCGGCTTGCCATCTGCACGTCTTTGCCTATGACAGTCCCGAAGTAATCAAACATCGAATCTTCCACGACTGGCTTCGTGCCAATACTGACGATCGCGTTCACTACGCAGATACCAAGCGTAAGGCGGCAGCTTTGTCGCGGGCCGCCGGCGAACATTCCATGCAGTACAACGCCCGCAAGGAACTCGTCATCAAAGAGATTTACCGTAAAGCGTTCATCGCCACAGGTCTACTCAAGGCCTGGGAACTACCAGAAGGGGCGCATCGTCCCGCATACCGTTCCCCTTACGGGCGATCTAACTCAGCGCAGAGGACTTCGGACACTCAGTGCAGTCGCCTTCGGAAAACGGCAGCCGGATTGCGAGATCTATTAGAAAGTTCCTTGTAG
- a CDS encoding GNAT family N-acetyltransferase: protein MPAEFEITTVIEPLSLAVFPELFAFERDNREYFAEWVPDRGDEYFLQFQANNQALINEQTAGDSFFFIVRDETNRLVGRVNLVDVREGSISLGFRIAQKATGIGHAGRAVKLACAFGQKRGIQTITAMTTLANRGSQRILERSGFGNASGNPAFVLLNGLEHKMLHYARDLNPKDSLHG from the coding sequence GTGCCAGCTGAATTCGAAATTACGACGGTGATAGAACCGCTAAGTCTTGCAGTTTTTCCGGAACTATTCGCCTTTGAACGTGACAATCGCGAATATTTTGCAGAGTGGGTGCCGGACCGCGGAGACGAGTACTTTTTACAGTTCCAAGCGAACAATCAGGCGCTCATAAACGAGCAAACAGCCGGCGACTCTTTCTTTTTCATTGTTCGTGACGAAACGAATCGACTAGTCGGGCGGGTCAACCTAGTCGATGTGAGGGAGGGCTCCATCTCGCTGGGGTTCCGAATTGCACAGAAAGCAACCGGCATTGGACATGCTGGACGGGCAGTCAAGCTCGCGTGCGCTTTCGGCCAGAAGCGCGGTATACAGACCATCACTGCAATGACGACGCTCGCCAATCGCGGGTCTCAGCGCATCTTGGAGCGGTCCGGCTTTGGCAACGCTTCTGGGAATCCGGCGTTCGTTTTGCTGAACGGACTTGAACACAAGATGTTGCACTACGCGCGCGACTTGAACCCGAAAGATAGCCTCCACGGATAG
- a CDS encoding VOC family protein, translated as MKAETVTVGIPVRDLERSIAWYQSAFELGEPDQVPMEGLAEFNLGAFWLQLALVGSATARPFAHYWAGFRRGCPPNRTCDSHRIRLSMHHYPAVIRMFKGC; from the coding sequence ATGAAGGCAGAAACCGTCACAGTTGGCATCCCTGTTCGCGATCTCGAGCGTTCGATCGCTTGGTACCAATCAGCGTTCGAATTGGGTGAGCCTGATCAGGTTCCCATGGAGGGCCTCGCAGAATTCAATCTCGGTGCATTTTGGCTGCAGCTCGCTTTAGTTGGGTCAGCCACGGCGCGCCCGTTTGCCCATTACTGGGCCGGGTTTCGCCGTGGCTGCCCGCCGAACCGGACGTGCGACTCTCACCGCATCCGGCTCTCCATGCATCATTACCCGGCGGTGATACGGATGTTCAAGGGCTGTTGA